AACTTACGCGAAATGCACATGCCTCGCCGTTCACTTAGTAATTTCTGGGGGCGCTCGGCCCTCATTCCCACATCATTCTCGGCCGCAGTTGTGTGCCGAGGCGGCGCAATGTTTCCGCCGTCATCAGTAAACGTCCCATCCACCACATGATACTTCAGTAATTCTTTCTACATTGTGTACCTATGCGACCTCATGAGGGACCGACTTGGCCACGTCCCTTGGCAAGGCTTCAGTAACTGGTGTGGCAGCCCGCTTTTGATATGTGGAGGCTGGGTGAACTTGTGTTACTGACCGTAGTGCGGCTCGGCTCTATGACGGTGTCTTGAAGGCCGGCTGCATGCCTTTTGGATGGTTGGCACTCATGACTCCTTGACCCTACGCCCAACACGTAAGAAGCAGCATTTATGGCTATTCCTCAACGAATGTGATTCATTCCACCAACCAAACCCCGACTCGGGTCCAAGGACTAGTCGAATCAATAGTATAAATACCCTACGGCGTTCCCTCCTGCTGAGTTCGAGCTTCCGTGCTCAATGTATTCAGCCACGAGTCCACGACCTTCTCCAACCGGTTGTATTGCCATCGAGGTCCATCACCCAAGCACACGCTACTTCTGATCATTTTGTCCACCAACTGACGCAAACTCGACAAGTCCTCTGGCGTTCCCACGCCCTCGAGCGCGAGCTCGATCACGCGATAGCCCTGTCCGAGTCTTTGTCGAATATAATCTTCAGCTCCGTCAGGCCGCAGGTACGTTTCCAAGGGCGTCCCCCTGGCCGCGCATACGTGAGACATCTTATTTCGGATCGTGATCCCCCCCTCGGGATCATACCCAGGGTGGTCGGACTCGATATACCCCATGTTTCGGGATTTGAGCCTGGCGTGGATGCCGTTAAGAACGATACGTTTGGGTGTCATTGGAGCGATCTCGCCAAAGATCTTGTGTGCGGTTGCCACGGCCTGCTCATTCCCTCCGATCGCAGCCTGGAGAAGCTTAAAGCCCCAGACCAAACCAGTCCAGAACACAACACTTGCCAGCGTCTTGTTAGATTCCAAGAAAGGCATGATGTCGACGGGAGGATTGGTCAGTCTGAAAAGTGGACGTTCGAGAAAAACCCCGTAGCTGAGGCGTGGAGACATTCGCCCGCTCTGGTACCCCGATTGCTGTCCACCTGTTCTGTTTTCATCGTTCTGGCTTCCAGGAACTTCGTCAACATTGGCTGGTGGGCGTGCTTGGTAGCCCCCAAAAGGGAACGGTGTTGGGGCCCCTCCAGCAGGACCTTTGCCCAACATGTTTCCGCTCCTAACCATGACAGATTGATACGAGGTTGACGGCATTGAAGGCTGCCGTCGAGAGGGCTCGCCTTGTTCCCCGGAATTGTTATCAGAGTCGTGTCCATCATTGTGATCCTCCATGCCGGCTGCGTTTTGAGCGTCCCGTACCGCGGTCTGCAGCTCAGTGCTTCCAAGACGCGCTGCAACGCGTGCCAGTGACAAGATGGCGTCTTGCATGGCTTGGTTCTGTTCCCGAAGTTCGTTGATTGCCGTGATCTGTCTTTGTCGAAAAGCCCGCTGGGCTTTtcggcctctctctctcctcgccTGTGCCGCCTTAGCAGAGCCCTTCAAGGTGCTGCCTGGTTGCACTCACTGCCAGGTCATCATCCTCAGTGTGCGTGGCGTCGTCCACTGTGCGCTTCATGATGGGATTCGTCTCGGGAATGATGCGTTTGGATACTGCAATAGGCACGAAAAGGACAATCACGCGAACCGGATAGAGAGAGCTTGACAACGGTTCTTGGGTAGGTAGATAATTGCGGCCGGCTGTAGGCAGATTAATCAGCATTTGCAGAAAAGACCGAGGATAAACCCCCTGAGTCAAGGGCCAATGCTAATTGGGCCGGTCTTGTCTGCTGCCGACCAAGTATAGCTTAGAATTTGAAACCTTCCGTTGGGTTTGGCGTTCAAGCAATCACACTGGACCTTGTTGAACGCTTTGTTGGATAAGAGTTAGACTACCGAGAGATTGTCTCACTATTTCACACTAACATGAACAGTCAACAAGAGTGAAATCACGCTGTGAATGCCTCCAGAACACATAAGAGGTACAGCACTCATGGCTTCTCCTGCGAAAAAAAAGTTCAGCTCGGCAGCCACACTAAGCTAGTCTATGGCGTCACAACACCAGAGCAACAACGTTGCAATATTCTTATTTCTGTGCTGACATTGTCCAGATTCAAACCTAGTACGGATCACGGACTCACAAGGTCGGATGAACTGTGAGTCAGGCGAGGGGGACGCATATCTACATCAGTTCTTAGGAATCAAGACCCCCCTGTAACGCATTTGTCCGTTGGCCAACTTCTCAAAAGCTTCTGTAATACCCCCCCTAGACATGGCAAACGTTTCGACCACAGGCTTTACATTGTTTCGGGCAGCGAACTCTAGCATTTGCTTCTGGACGACACGAGACGCCACCATGGCGCCTTGTACGCGGAGGCCCATCGAGATAAGAGCCTGGTAGGGGATACTGAAGTCACCCATAGAAATGGTGAGGGGGAAAATCGTTGCGCCCGGGCTCAAAAGTGGGATGTAAAGTTGCCACTCAGGGGGCATGCTCGATGTGACGAGCAGGATATCGAGCTTCTTGCTGCCGATATCGAGCCCTTTGCTGTCCTTGGTGGCGTAAAAGCTTCTGGCCCCGAGCTTCATGGCTTCGGACCGTTTGGAATCGGTGCCGCtgaagacggcgacgtcgcaGCCCAGCTTGGCGGCGAACTGGATGGCAAGGTGGCCCAGGCCTCCAACCCCGATGACGCCGACACGGGCAACAGGAGCATCCTCGAGCGTGGTGAGGGCACTGAAAACGGTTGCTCCGGCACACATGAGCGGTGCGGCGTCCACGTCGGTGAGGCCATCCGGGATCTTGAAGAGGAAAGGCTCCTTCCAGACGGCGCCGGTAGCGAAGGAGCcctggtcgaggtcggcgaaTCCGTACATGCTACGGCTTGGACAAAAGGTCTCGCGCCCAGATTGGCACAGCTCGCAGAGGCCACAGCTATCGTGCTCGTAGCCCCAGCCCACACGATCGCCCGTCTGGAGCTGGCGAACCCCAGGGCCCGTGGCTTCTACAACACCGACGCCTTCGTGCCCAAGGACCATGTCCTGGGAGCGGTAATGAGCGTCGGTGCCGCAAAGACCGGAAGCCGTGACCTTGAcaaggacctcgtcgccttTCAGTTCTGGCTTCTTCGTGACGTCTCTCTTGATGGAGCCGTCGGCGCTGCCTTTGTAAACGGTGAGGGAATACATTTTGGTGAAACGACAAAAGCCCACACTTTTAGTCATGAGAGTGGTTTGATGTGGATTCGGTGGATCTTGGAACAATTTTGGCAGAAGAGAGTACGGACTGAGTGATGGCGAGAAGAACCGAGTCCTTATCTCTTCGCAGTCTTTCAAGCTTTATACTTGGGTAGTTCTCGTTGCTAAACCCGCGTGTCTTATCTCGCGGGACATGAAATCTACAAATCCCGGCTTGAAGTTGAACAAAACTGAAACAACAAGACGCTGTGTGCTTAGAATTACGACTGTTGGTAAGCAATGAGTATCAATGCCAACTCCGTGTCCGACGAGACTGCCCGTCGGCCGCTACTCTGTCCGGGTTCACACGATTATATTACAAGCTTCGTAACCACTGGCAAGTCACTCCGCGTCCGAAAGAACGGTCGTATTCGGTTTCTGCGGCCGGGAACTTTAAAACGCTCGGTCTATAGCTCAGGAAGTGATTGGCTCTAAGCTAGCTTTGGACGATCAGCGCCGCAGTAATTGCTCCGATGACTGATGTGCTTGGCCGCCTCATTAAAGTCTATTTTCCCAAAAATGACTCCATCTTATTCATCCTTTTCCTTGCATTGTGCCGAACTTTGTCCGAATACACGGGGGTCAAATTTGGAAACATATTCGAGGCGCATTCTACACCATGGTTGTCCTTTTTAAGAGAGGTCAGTGATTCCGATAACGGTGGCAATGTTTCGTAAATGCCTGATATTCTTGTTGTATAAACACATGTAGCCCACGGTCTGAGCTGCTGTGTAGGTAGGCATTGATATCGTTGCGATTTTGGGCCGCTTCATCTTTTCAAGGACTAAGGAAAGCTACAATCGTTGTGGAAGAAGATCGCCCAGGGCTGTACGTATGTCGGAGGGGATTACCGGCACAAGCTTGCGATTGGTCACCCATACTTTTTCCAAATGAGCCTCGCCTTTTAGACGTGAATCTTATCTAAACTTCAGTTCGGAAATCTTATAGTCATTGCGTGTCTAAGTCCTGTTGCAAAATGTCTCGCTGCACTTTGCAAAGCCTAACCAAAACTGTGCTCTACCAGGGAATGATGGTGCCATCATGGTTGCGAAAGGTTCCACTAAGGTCCTTGGGATCGATGCTCCAAGTAGTCTTCACCATGTCCGCCACGCTAGTCTCTACAGAGATGGCACCCAATGCCTTCAGGTCCACACCACCGCCCGAGCTGAGGTCTGTCTCCACAACGCCAGGGTGGAAGACCCAACTGGTCAACCAGGGCTCCTCGAAGGACAGAAGACGGATGAACCAGTTCAGTGCCGCCTTAGAGGCCCCGTAAGGACTCGACGTCTCTGGAAAGTTGGACAAAATCTCCTGCGAGCCGATGGAGCCAACAATTGTCGAGATGGCGACGAACTTGGGGCTGCCAGTCTTGCTGGCCTTGAGAAGATCGGCCGTGGCTTGGAAAAGAGCCAAAGGACCAATTGCGTTGACGTTGAAATGTTTCTGCGCGTTGGCGATTGAGGTGTTGCGCACGCTTGTACCGCCCTGGGCGATGCCCGCGTTGGCAATTACAAGATCCAAAGAGTCGATGCCCTGCTCGCGAAGCTGAGCTACGGCATCAGTAGCGTCCGTCTCCACGGTGGAGTCCagcttgacgatgatgagctTGGTGTCAGGACCCTTGGGCAGATCGGCGAGAGCCTTGGAGGTTGGGTGTGAAGGGTCGCGAACGGCAGCGATGACAGTGGTTGAGGGCTTCTGGAGGATACGCTGGACGAAGCCGCGGCCGATGCCACGGTTCGCACCAGTGATAAGATAGGTTGAAGGGGAGCTCATTTTTGATGCAGTTGTTTTCCGTTTGTAGTATTATGTTGACTAGCCTTAGGAGTTAGGGTTCGAGTGTGATATTTCCTCAGTCAGGACTTCCTTTTGATTTCTGGATCTTATATACCAATCATTTTCGTGAAGAGAAGCTTAACGAAGCTTAGATTCATCTGTAATCACTGTTGATTGGAAATCAAACATTTCTCTATATGGCGCATTTCTACCCTCAATGTGACATCCCAGACTCGATACATTCGCGGACTTCTCTCCTGCCAACTGTCTGAACAGCTGATTCACTGACTGATACGGCCAGACTCGGGCAACGTGATGCCGCAACCCTCTATGATGGTTAGTAATCTTGCAACCTCGGGACACTCGGCACGTTCCACAATTTCTTGGCTGCTCGGGGCCTTGCCAAGTTGCCATGAGGCAATGACAGATCTCTCAGCTGGAAATTTTGGACAGTTTCACCGAATCCGACGGCTGACAATTGCCATTTTTAGGCCCTAGCAGGCAGTAAAGCGAATACAGCAGGTAAGATTAGTCGTCGCTTAGATCTGAGTTCCTACATTTTCTGATTACTCTTCATCGCCACAGCCAGCTTCGTTCCCAGACAGTTTTACAACAAAGCGAGTAGAATTTGGGGAAGGCGTCGCAGAGTATCTGTGACGAGTTTGTTCTCAATCTCAACGCAAAGTCAGAAGCATTCTCTAATTCCAAAAAGACCACACACTACTGGGTATGAACATAGAGGCATGGCTTGCTCTTGGGGCACAATTGCTGTACGAATGAAGTACGTGCAAATTAAACTGTCAGTAGCAACTAGGGAAACTCCGTAATAGAGAACGAAATTTTGACAAACCCCTGAGTTTCATACATACAAAATCCGGCTTCTAAAACAAAGCAGAGCCAAGACAGCAGACAGTCAGCCCATCGTCACAGGAAATACGGATTACCAGGGCGGTGGGTGGGCGCTGACGAAAAGAATACGTGGTTTGCATTACCTTGTGCCACAAAACATACACGCCGCAGCAGGAGGCAGCAATCCGTCCAAGAGAAGGCCTCTGGGATGACGGAAAGAATAATCCGTTTCTACAAAATCTGGCGATATTCTTCGGCAAATGACATACCATAGAGTGGCGGACAAATTTCTCATCCTTCACCTCCCCGGGTCAGTCTTGGGTCGAGGCCGAAAGTAGGGCCGGTACGGTGTCCACCTCCGGCAAACCAACAACGCGAAACTTCTACCTGCGTCACCGCACTAACCCTTAGCAAACCACATTTTTCAAATTGGTTCTCGTTCCTTTGAGATTTTCCGTTGCAAGGAAGTAGTGGAGAGTCTTTCCTGTCATCTCATATGCCTTCCACAAAGCCGCCAGATAATAGTAAACAGTGTCTCAAAGTAAGGCAATTAAAGCTCAtcaccctttttttttcacATCAAGTTCTCACTAGTAACAAGAGGACTAAATGTAGAATATTGAGGACAGAACAGCGGTCACAAAGTGTGCAAACTGCCCCAAAACATGGTAGAGGTAGAGAAAAGACTCGAAACCTAAGGGCACCAATCATCATAAACCAAAGCAAGCTTCAGGCGTAGTCACTATAGTGTTTGAAACCTCCGGTCCTACGCTGTTAAACCATGCGTTTCTCTATCCGCTATTCAGATAATTAAGCCAATCTTCGCCGAGTGAAAGAGGATCAACATTAGGCTTCTATTGTGCTGGAACAGTTTAATCAATTTCCGTGTTTAATTTCAAGCTATTCAAGTAAAGGCACTTTAGTTCAATCGTCGTCATGTATGGCAGTATTTTAGTCTTTATTTGAATACAGGCTGATTATAAGAGTGTCTCATTCTACTATACTAATGGTACTGATAGCTCGTTTGTCTCAGTCGATGACCACCGATTGCCCTAGGTTCCTCCACGCATGCTCGCAGAGTTCGCTAGAAGTTCTCGTTGAATCTGTACGAGGAGCAGGTTGATAATAGCACCTAGTGTGTTACTAGCCATTTCTCTGTTTCCGAACGAGAAGAACCTGCTAACCGGTGCTTTGGTGTTTATCAGGAGGAAGCGTGGCCCGCATCGATACATTCGGTGCAAAAGCAGCTCCTGTTGGTAGTAAGGGTCAGGCAATTGTGTTCAGGACATTTGCATCTCTCTGCAGGCGTTGCCCGGTTGTTTGTCGGGGATTCCATGGTCGTATTCGTAATTGACATTGTGAGAGATTGATTCGAAATAGCAGAATTCAGAATAGTGGGATTTTGATGGAAATGTAGCGTTACCGGATCCAGATGCTATGTACTTCGGTGTAGACGTTGTAACGAATCTGCAGAAAGCTTTCTCCAGAGTTAATTTATGTATTTCGCAACGTCAAGCACTTGCCTATTCACTTTATAGTCCTCGGTATCGATCCGATCTCGTGAGACGTCACCTTCACAACAAGTCATAGTTTCTTCCCAGTCAAATCCCAATAGTTGTAGAAATATGTGCCTCATCAAAGCCTGATGCACTCTTTCCGTCAGTGATTCATACAGCTTAAGCAAGCTACTATCCCATCACCGTCCTACTCTAACCGAGGGATGGACCGACTCCTGCTGACGCCTGGTCAGCCTCGCGCTCTCAGACCTGCAGCCAGCCCCCCGAGGTTGTTTCCTCGTGCCGACATGAACAGGTCGACAAGATTATGTAGGGCGTGTATTCCACCGGCTACGGTAGGGGCAACAAGCTTGAGTGTGTTGAGCACCAATTGAAGAAAGATTCAATGCGGCATAATTATCAATCTCGGCTGTGGGAACTTAAAGGACCTTGCAGGCGATGTTGCAATACGGCATAAAAGGCTGAATCCTAAAGGATTCGCGAAACTAACGTAAGCTACATTCGTCCAACGAAATCTTGGCAATCCTACTTCGACTGATAGCTCCTCTGCGACATCCAATTGCTGCAAATGCACGTTGGCTTCCAGCCTAGCTACATTGCATGACCACCTAAAAGGTGCATGTTGACTTTGCCTCCAAGGATTGGCCACTTCGTTCGTTACACCAAACTGACATTCCTACCAAGGCCAAGTGAGTTACCAAGAGTCCAAGACTTGTGGACTTTTAGCCGAAAGCACGCTGGGCCACACGGCATCCATCTCATACCAATGAGGCAGGTGTCGTGGAGTCGGGAACCTCGTCAAATCACCATCCTCAAGATCTTGTCGAAAGAAATGGTAACCCTGATCCGAAGACCCCGAAATGAGGCAGCTATGCAGTCGCAGTAAGCAGACTACACCCGAGATTGGTTGTATCATAATCATTGAGCTTCTCTGGCAAatcatgacgacgacaaggatgTCAACGGCTGCTGTAGGAGCAGGGACATCGTGATGAAGCCCTGTTCAATTCCATCTCGTCAGCTTCACGGGTCAGGTGCATGTTTCCATTCCCATTACAATGGCTCAAGTATAAAAGCTCGGTGCTTTTCCTGTTAGACTTTTTTTTGGCTTTCAATTCCTCACTGCAAAACGCAAACCCTCGACTCGTTCACCAAAGCAACAACAGGTATGCCTTTTTGAAAACTTCAGGGCTCTTTTGGCTGATCCTGACTGTTGTTCTAGTGAAAATGCGTTTCTCTGCCGTTGCCCTCGTCTTTCTCCTCTCGGCCTTCGCCGAGGCTCAGCAGTGCAGCACGCCTGGTCGATACCAGTGCAGGTAAGTGCGCCATGTGGATGGACAAAGCTCTGGAACAAACTCCGGAATGAGAGTTTTCTGACCGAAGTTCCAGAGCCAATGTTTTTCCTGCCGTATGCGACGGCTCTGGCAACTGGGTCATCCTGCAGAGATGTCCCAACAACTGGCGCTGCATTGAAAACAACGGCAGTGTCTACTGCTCTCCTTGAGAAGATCGCAAATCCTTTAAAGCTTTCCGACAACAAGTAGTGAAGGAAGAGGTTTGCTTGACTCTTGGGTCCTAATGGTGAGCCAAGAACAGCTCGGAAGGCCACGAGAGGACATTACCAATGTAGACTCAGATCTGGTGTCTTTTTGAACCAAGCCAAGCCACATTAACTGAGTAATAGCTATCAACATGTAAGGTCTAGATTTTTATACCGAACGATTGAGCTTGAAAAAAGGTTGAGCTATGAAATGTTCCATTAATCCAAGTCGATTCCTCATTCTGACGGCTGATGTCTTAGAAATGCAGACGTCTTTGTatctttttttccttcttaTTCGAATCTGCTGAACAGCGATACGTGTGATGACTCAGTGCTCCTGCAGCAAAAGCTTATTCATCAAGTGATATGTTTTCGAAGGTTACCTCATGGTTTCGGCAGACGCGACAGCTTGTAAAAACTGCAGGCGGGAACTCTACATCTGATTATGATCACAACTATATCATCTGCCTTGTTGCAGGGGTAGCGCGTTTGGCCTTACGCACGTAGATCAAAGTAGTAACCACCGGCAGAGTAGGCATTCAAGTTCTTGCCCGTCGATTTCCTGTCGATCTTTTCACACTGGAAATGGAGTTTCATGCTCATGAACATGTATAATTATTCTAAGCAGGCATGCCACTATTTTGGCGGGTGGTTCAGAATCATATTCTCCCACAAACTTTCTTGTTTCTCGAGGTACACACTCGACATCACAATGATGAGGTTACCGCCTTTTTTAATTACCTTCCCAGTCTTCTCAATTGTCCACGGATCCTCTACGTGACCGCTTAGGGTAAGTAAGCAAGGTATTCAAATCCCCCTTGCCTATGAGAGTCGTGATGTCGCCAGAACGAGAGTTTTTGGAAGCGAAATCCGAAATATCAGCATTCCATTTGCGGTTTCAATCAGAACATAAAAGCAAACTCTGCTTTTCGACGAACTCGAGTGATTTTAGTATCGGCGTGAAAACTTGgtacaccaccaccagcacaCGATCCTGTACGCGTGACAGGCATGTTGATAGCATGGACTCCTCGGTTTTCGTCGCCCTATTGTACAAATTCTCGTCAGCCTGGCATGGCGGTTGCTGGAAGAACAGGAAAGCAGTCTTTGGTAGGGTGACGCGTCAACGATTGTGTAGAGTTGATTGGAATCGACACTGCCCACCCATGGCCCACGGCGATGTGGCTCAGGACTTGGGACGTGCTCATCCCACATTCCGGATTTCCGTCGGCCGCGGTGGCTTTGCATCCCTGTATTTACCACTTTTAAATCCCGAAAGTGCTAGGTCGGGGGTGCACGACCGGTGAGAGGCAAATCTTCTGGGGCTGTGCAACTAACAAATGTTGAGAAGTTCCTTTAGGGGTGGGCGAGTTCCTGTATCCTATCGGCTGTTTCCCGATTCTAAAGCAAGATCTTGGCTGGATCATACCTTGCGGCATTGGTGAAGATGAAGTCATCGGCAATTACCAAAGTACTAGGCTCAGGAGCCGCACACAATGCACGACTTGTACCTAGCCGGAATAGAATAGAATACCCCGTAATGGTTCTCTGAGCGAAATCTTTGCGACGTGGATCTGTCATGGAGCGAGAGCCAGCGGTCGACAGATAGAGCTGTTATCTGTAACACACTCGGGGAATTAGGGATCGCAATTGCGCGTCACAAGCTT
The DNA window shown above is from Colletotrichum destructivum chromosome 2, complete sequence and carries:
- a CDS encoding Putative alcohol dehydrogenase, zinc-type, GroES-like superfamily, NAD(P)-binding domain superfamily — encoded protein: MYSLTVYKGSADGSIKRDVTKKPELKGDEVLVKVTASGLCGTDAHYRSQDMVLGHEGVGVVEATGPGVRQLQTGDRVGWGYEHDSCGLCELCQSGRETFCPSRSMYGFADLDQGSFATGAVWKEPFLFKIPDGLTDVDAAPLMCAGATVFSALTTLEDAPVARVGVIGVGGLGHLAIQFAAKLGCDVAVFSGTDSKRSEAMKLGARSFYATKDSKGLDIGSKKLDILLVTSSMPPEWQLYIPLLSPGATIFPLTISMGDFSIPYQALISMGLRVQGAMVASRVVQKQMLEFAARNNVKPVVETFAMSRGGITEAFEKLANGQMRYRGVLIPKN
- a CDS encoding Putative short-chain dehydrogenase/reductase SDR, NAD(P)-binding domain superfamily, translating into MSSPSTYLITGANRGIGRGFVQRILQKPSTTVIAAVRDPSHPTSKALADLPKGPDTKLIIVKLDSTVETDATDAVAQLREQGIDSLDLVIANAGIAQGGTSVRNTSIANAQKHFNVNAIGPLALFQATADLLKASKTGSPKFVAISTIVGSIGSQEILSNFPETSSPYGASKAALNWFIRLLSFEEPWLTSWVFHPGVVETDLSSGGGVDLKALGAISVETSVADMVKTTWSIDPKDLSGTFRNHDGTIIPW
- a CDS encoding Putative carbohydrate-binding module family 19, which encodes MRFSAVALVFLLSAFAEAQQCSTPGRYQCRANVFPAVCDGSGNWVILQRCPNNWRCIENNGSVYCSP